TAGAGGAGCCTATCCCGTGGGAGACACAGGATTCGATTCCATGCGACTACTTCAGTATGAAAGTTATCCCATCCAGCAAGCATTTAACACCCCTGGAAACCTTGTGCTTTCGCTGGGCAATCCGATGCGTGGCGACGACGGGATAGGCTCCCGAATCATCGAGTGCTTGAAAGACCATCCGCAATTACCCGAGCACGTGACATTAATGGACGCCTCGATATTACGACCGGAGTACCTGCTCAGCTTGAATTCTTACGGACGAATCTTGATCGTAGATGCGGCAGAAATCGGCCGGCGTGTAGGAGACTGGATGAAGGTCGAAATCAAGACCGACGAGGCAAATCCACATCTTCTCAACAAGATGACTTCCTGCCACGACCTGTATTTGACGGACATGATCCGCATGGGTCTTATCCTCGGTCTCTGGCCTGCGTTCGTTGAACTGTATGCTGTTCAACCCGCTCAATACGATTGGGGCGCTGGTTTAAGCCGGCAAGTTCGAGAGGCCGTCCCACTCCTGTGCAGCGAGATCATTCGCCAGCTCAATTCGCCGTTGTGCAAAGCCGCTCCGGACAAGATCATATGATCCAGAGCCTCTGTTACCGGAATGATACCGAATCGAGACTGCAGTTGTTACTACCCGGGCTTAGATTGAAAAAGAACCACGATACCGAACGGAAATCGATTCACCACGCTACACCCGGATCGGTCCAAACGGAGTAACAAGGAGGCAGTCATGAGCACGGTGATGCAGTTGATTCGGAAATTACGAAACCCGGAGAATAAAATCGTTTTGCAAGCTGTTGCGGAATTGCGGGCCAGGGGCTGGCTCGAAGACGGTTCCCTGAAAGGAATCCCACTCTGCTACGCCCATCTGCAGAATGCGGATCTGTTCAAGGCAAACCTGACCAAAGTCGATTTGCATCAAGCGAATCTGGAATCCGCCGACTTGAGTCTGGCAAATCTGCAAGACGCCAAATTGGCCAGGGCCAAGATGTGTAACGCCAATTTCGATGAAGCCTTCCTCCAGGGCGCCGATTTCTTCAAGGCCAATCTACACGGAGCCCACAACTTGAATGAACGGCAGCTCACTCAGGTAAAACGCCTTTGGGGTGCTATTATGCCGGATGGTGCGTCTTACGATGGACGCTACAACTTGTCCGGCGATTTGGAATTCGCCAGGTGGGGCAAAATCGATATCGCCGATCCGGAGGCAATGGCGGATTTCCTCGGCGTACCGTTGGAAGTCTACTTACGCGGCCAGGAACGAACCCGGCTCGTCGTCGAGGAGACTTCAGAACTGTTCATAGATCTCAGCGAAGAGATGCTGTAATCCTTCAGAAAGGAATTGCGACCATGTCCAAGATTCTGATTATCGATGACGATCCCGATATTGTAACCGCCGTTCACATGGTTCTCGAAAATGCGGGCTACCAGGTGCTCGACGCCGCAAACGGAAAAGAAGGCGTCAAGGTCATCAAGGAGGACCGGCCCAATCTGATCATTCTCGACGTGATGATGGACACGGCCACCGAGGGTTTTCAGTTTGCGCTCAAACTCCGCAATCCTGATCCGGCGTCGGATTATGCGGAATTCAAAGACATCCCCATTCTCATGTTGACGGCTATCCACAGCACGACCCCCTTGAAGTTCGAGCCCGACATCGAATATCTGCCCGTCGAGCTCTTCGTCGATAAACCGATCGATCCGGATGACCTTCTCGGAAAGGTGGAATGGCTGCTGGAGGCGCAGCAGGTATCAACAGCAGAGTAGGAACGGATCTTCCTGGATGTACCGATTCACGAGGGTCGAGAGTGGCGAATCATCCAGAGGGAACGCAGACAGCGAAGGGCTACATTGAGATTGCCGTCGACCGTTCCCTCTCTTCATTTTCCGAATCGGCATCCGAGCCATTGAAGCGGACGAGGGATCGAGATTGCGATGTCTGTGCTAGCTTTCATGCTTTTCCAGAGACGGCGGGGTGACTGAGATGAGTCATTTTCTTCTGCGTTTGCTGGCAGGCAGAATGCAGGTCGTTTTGATCGGATCTATCGTGCTCATGGTCGCATTGACCTTGGGACTCAATGCACTGGCGATCTCTACGGTGATCGATGATTATCTGAAATCCGCCGAAGCCGAACGCATCGATCGCGACATGGATTTGGCGAGCCAATTCTATCGCCTCAAGGCGGAGGACATCACGGACGTCGGCCAACGCATGTCGAAAGACCCTCGAGTGGTACAGGCTCTTCCCGATGCTCTGGAGGGCTTAGCAGAAGCGCTGGCGATACTGGATGAAGAAATGAGCAGGAAGATCACCGTTCCCAATCTCAGCGGCACACACTTTATTGGACTACTGGACGATCGGGGCAGCATCGTCCTGGGACGGGTACTTTGGTCCAACGATCAACTCTCGGATCGGATCACAGGCGGAAATTGGGGGGAACTTCCCATCGTTGAACACGTGATGACCCAAAACACGGCAATTACCGCTACCGAGATCATCCCGGAAGAATTCCTCTCTCAAGTGGGGCTTGCAGGGCAGGCTTTCATCCCGTTGAAAGAAACCCCAAAAGCCGCTTCGACGCCGTATGACCTGCGGGAGGGAACGGCCGGTCTGGCACTCACGAGCGTTATTCCCATCGATCTCGAGGGCACAGCGAAGCGCGTAGCCGTGATCGTTGTCTATCTGTTCAACAATGATTTTACGCTCGTGGATCAAATCCGGGAGACTGCCGGCGTCGACACCGCCACCGTTTTTTACGGCGACCTGCGCGTATCGACGAACGTGCCCGACGAAAGCGGGGAGCGAGCCGTCGGAACACGTGTGTCCCAGGAAGTCTTTGACGTCGTACTCGCCGAGGGCCGGCGATACGAAGGGGAAGCCTTCGTCGTCAACGAATGGTACATTACGCGTTATGAACCTCTGATCGACCACCTCGATCAAGTAGTGGGTATCCTATACGTTGGCGCCAGGAAATTGTCCTTCGATAGCCTGATAGACGCCTTCAACCAACGCGTGATCGTGATTGCCTTCATCTGCATCCTGTGCGCGGCGGTCTTCACCATGCCGATCTCGCGTTTCATCACCCGTCCGATTGCGGAACTCGTCGATGCAAACAAGCGTTTGTCCCGCGGGGACATGAGCGTGCGCGTGCAAACCCACGGCAGAGGTGAATTGAGCCTTCTGGGAGATTCCTTCAACGACATGGTGGAAAAGCTGGACGAGACGCAGAAGAAATTATTCCACCAGGAGAAACTCGCTTCCGTGGGCCAACTCGCCGCCGGCGTGGCGCATGAGATCAACAACCCACTCGGTACGATCCTTCTCCTGACAGACGTGATGTACAAGGAAACACCGGAAGATGACCCACATCACGAAGACCTTGCGGTGGTCATCGAGGAAGCGACTCGTTGTAAAACAATCGTTGCGGATCTGCTCAATTTCTCGCGCCAACAAGATATTCTCACAACGAATACTGACATCCACGCCCTGCTGGAGAGAGTCGTATCGGACGCACGCCGGAAACCGGGTCTCGATCAAATAGAGATCGTGACGCACCTCGATGGGGACGTTCCCAAAATTCAGGCCGATCAGGATCAAATGCAGCAAGTCTTTACCAACCTGTTGAACAACGCGGCCGAAGCAATCGAAGGCAGGGGCAGAATCACGATATCGACGCAAGTGGAAAATGGCCAATGGCTGATCATCAAACTGGCCGATACGGGTTGCGGCATTCCGGAAGCGGACATGGGCAAGCTCTTCACGCCATTTTTCACCAAGAAAGCTTCCGGCAAAGGCACCGGGCTGGGTTTATCGATCGTATATGGCATCGTCAAAATGCATCGCGGCCAAATCCAGGTTCAAAGTAAAATGGGTGAAGGGACCAGCGTTTTCGTATCGCTTCCTATCCAGCACGCGCCCGATAGCGGAAGATAAGTGGAACCGTCCATACAGCACAAATTGAGGTGACGATCTTTGTATGACAGGTAAAGGAAGGATCCTCGTTCTCGACGATGAAGCGGGCATCCGCAGAGCCTGTCGCCGGGCTCTCGAGCCCCAGGGTTATCGTATCGAAACGGTAGGCACGATCGAAGAATTTTCTCGCAGGCTCGATGAAGAATCTTTCGATCTTGTCCTGCTTGACCTCATGCTGCCGGATGGCCGTGGAATCGATTTGCTTCCGCTGCTGAAGGAAAGGGACGAAGATATCGTCTGCGTCATTATTACAGGCTATGCAACCGTAGAATTGGCGGTAGACGCCATCAAACAGGGCGCTTACGACTTCATTTCAAAGCCGTTTACTACCGATCAACTTCTCATGACCGTCGAACAGGGATTGGAGAAGCGGCATCTCTCCCTCGAGGCGAAGCGATTACAGAACATCGAGAAGAAAGCCGAAGGATTACTGCGTGCCAAACAAGACATGGAACGACTCGACGAGATGAAATCGACCTTCATGTTGACGGTGGCACACGAACTGCGCGCTCCCGTAAGCAGCGCACTTAGTCTGCTGCGTACCCTGCTTCATGGTTTGTCCGGCGATATGAACGAGAATCAGTCTGAAATCATGGATCGGATTGAGATACGCCTGGAGATGCTGCTTGATTTGATCAACGATCTGATCGAACTCTCAGCAAGTAAAACGCCGGCGCTGATGGAAGCGCAGGAGTCGATCGCCGTTCAGCCTGTACTGGAAAAGATAATCAATCATTTTTCAACAGAAGCCGAAAGTAAATCGATCTCGTTGAGTCTGCAAGCGCCCACGGATACGGCTTACGTAGAGGCCACAAAAAACGGACTTGAAAAAATCTTTGCCAACCTGATTCACAATGCCATTAAATACACACCCGCCTATGGGCGCGTCGAAATCGCGCTCGAAGATACGGGCGGCAGAGTAAAAATTACCGTGGCAGACAGCGGCATCGGTATCCCGGAAGACGACATTCCGCGCTTATGGAACGAGTTCTTCCGCGCTCATAATGCCCGTGCTTCGGGAATTTCAGGCACCGGCCTGGGGTTGAGCATCGTCAAACAGTACGTCGAGGAGTTCGCTGGTATCGTAGGGGTTGAAAGCGTCGAGAACGAAGGCTCGACGTTCACCGTCGAACTCCCAAAATCGGAATCACCTCCCAATGACCATCTTTAATACGCAGCAAACCAAAAAACGCAGCTCCTAGCATTCGAAACCACCCATTTTCACGCCTGAAAAGCACATAGATAATTTCTATAATTAGTCATTGAATTTTTCTCTGACATTCGTCGGTTGAACGTATGCCCTCTATCACTTCGATCTACGTGAGAAATTTCACATACTTATTTATGAAATTCACAATGTTTCCGGGGTGTTATGCAAGTCGAGCAGATGGTAAATCTAGCTCTGATCCATTTTGCCTGTCTGCTTTCCCATTGCATGACGGGCTATATCCATTTCAGTAAAGAGGTGCCTTATGAGTGTAGGCCAAACCAAGAATGACTTTCTTGCGGAAGTTATCGCCAAGACCCCAGGTGGTGAAACCCTAAAGACCTGCTTGCAGTGCGGTACGTGTGGCGGGTCCTGTCCTTCCGGGCCGGATATGGATCACACGCCGCGTAAGCTATTTGCCATGATTCAGGCCGGCATGAAGGAAGAGGTCCTGCAGAGTAACACACCCTGGTACTGCGTTTCGTGCTATTACTGCATGGCGCGCTGCCCGAAAGATATCCCCATAACCGACATTATGTACACGCTGAAGAACATGGCCGTCGAAGCGAAGTACTACGACAGCAGCGATGCACCGGATTTCTCGGAGAGCTTTATCGGCTACGTCGAAAAATACGGCCGCAGTTTCGAGTTGGGCCTGGCAACTCGCTATCACCTGACCCATAAGCCCCTTTCGAAATTCTCCTACGGTCCATTCGCTTTGGGAATGTTGATGAAGAATCGCGTTTCGCTGACTCCGGAACGGATTGAAAACATCGATCAGCTTCGTGCCATTCTGAATAAAGCAAAGTCACTGGAGGTCGTCTGATGCGATACGGCTACTACCCAGGATGTTCATTAGGCAGCACAGCCGCTGCATATGATCAATCTACAAAAGCAATTGCCAAGCCACTGGGTCTTGAGCTCGAAGAAATTCACGATTGGAACTGCTGCGGCGCTACAGAGTATTTCTCGATTCAAAAGACGGCCGCCTACGCCCTGGTCGCCCGCAACCTCGCGCTTGCCGCCAACCAGGGCGGCTTGACCCAAATTACCGCGCCGTGCAGCGCATGTTATCTGAACTTGCGCAAGACGGACAACTACATGGGCAAGTATCCCGAGATCAACGAACACACGAACGAGGCGCTCGCCGCAGGCGGGCTGTCCTATAAACCTGGCAGCTTGAAGGTGCGTCACTTGCTCGACGTGGTCGTCAATGACGTTGGCCTGGATGCCATCCAGGAGAAAGTGACCAGCCCGCTCAAGGGTTTGCGTCTGGCGCCGTATTACGGCTGTCTGCTCGTGCGCCCGACTCTCGGGGAGCAAGTGGACGACCCCGAGTATCCCACCCATCTCGATGAGTTGCTGGACGTGGTCGGTGCGACGGTGGTCGATTTTCCGCTCAAAGCGCACTGTTGCGGCGGGCACATGACGCAGATCAGCGCCGACACGGCATACGAGCTGATCCGCAGAATCCTGCAGAACGCCGCCGAATACGAAGCGGACGCCATCGTGACGGTCTGTCCCATGTGCCAGTTGAATCTCGATGCGTATCAATCGCAGGTCAACGGACATTTCGGAACATCCTTCAACCTGCCTATTCTCTACTTCACTCAAATCATCGGTCTTGCGTTTGGTATGAAACCAAAAGAACTTGGAATCGGTAAGGAAATCGTCTCGGCTTCCCCACTCCTGTCGAAAATCGGCGCAGAAGTAGAAGAGCCCGAGGCGCGGCCAGCGCGCAGACGACGTGATGACAAATCATTGCCGATGCCAAAGATCTAGGAGGGCAGATGACAGAAAAAGTTGGTGTATACATTTGCCACTGCGGGAGTAACATCGCCGGTGAGATCGACGTTGAAGGTCTCGCAAAGTGGGCAAAAGAAAACCTCGATGGTGTCGTCGTTGCGCGTGATTATAAATTCATGTGCTCGTCGCTGGGTCAAGAGCTGATCGAGGATGACATCAAGAACGAAGGCCTGACGCGTGTCGTGGTGGGCGCTTGTTCGCCGCACCTGCATGGAAAGACCTTCCGCCGTGCCTGCGCCAACGCCGGCTTGAACCCCTACCTCTGCCAGATGGCGAGCCTGCGGGAGCAGGTCTCCTGGGTCACCGAGGACAAGGAATTGGCCAACACGAAAGCCAAGGCACTCATCTCGGGCGCCGTTCATCGCGTTCAATACCAGAAAGAACTTACAGCGACGGAGGTGCCGGTCAACCCCAATACCCTGGTCGTGGGTGGCGGGATTGCGGGCATCCAGGCTTCGCTCGAACTGGCGGACGCCGGTTATCAGGTCTATCTGGTGGAGCGAGAACCTTCCATCGGCGGACACATGGCGCAGTTCGACAAGACCTTCCCGACCCTGGACTGCGCGGCCTGCATTCTCACGCCGCGCATGTCGGACGTCGGTGCCCATCCGAACATCAACCTGCTGAGCTACTCGGAAGTGGAGGAAGTCAGCGGCTACGTCGGCAACTTCGACGTCCGTCTGCGGAAGAGAGCGCGCTACGTCAACGAAGACGATTGTACGGGCTGCGGGATTTGCATCGATAAATGCCCCAAGAAAGTCATCGACGACGTTTTTGAAGCCGGGCTCGGCTACCGCAAGGCGGTCTACCGCCCGTTCCCGCAGGCCGTCCCCAAGTTCCCTGTGATCGATACGGAATCCTGTATCTACTTCGAGCGCGGCACATGCAAGGCCTGCGAGAAGTTCTGCCCCACGGGCGCCATCGACTTCGAGCAAGAAGATACGCTTCTCGACATCAAAGTCGGGAACATCATCCTCGCCACGGGTTTCGATCTCTTCGACACGCGGCGGATACCGCAGTACGGCTACGGCCGGCTGGCGAACGTCTTCACCAGCCTCGAATTCGAACGGCTATGCAACGCTGCCGGCCCCACGGAAGGCAAGGTCGTAATGCGAGACGGGGTCACGCAGCCGAAATCGGTGGCCATCATCCACTGCGTCGGCAGCCGTGACGTACGCTACAATCCGTACTGCTCCGCGATCTGCTGTATGGCCTCCTTGAAATTCGGCCATCTGGTGATGGAGAAAACCGGCGCCGAAGTCTATTCCTTCTACATCGACTTGCGTACCAACCAGAAAGGTTATGAGGAGTTCTACAACCGCCTGCTCGAAGAAGGCATGCACTTCATTCGAGGCCGCGTCGCAGAGGTGACAGACGCCGCCCGGATGCCCGGTGAAGAAGGCAAATTAATCGTCCAGGCTGAGGACACGCTCCTCGGCACGCAGCGTCGCGTCCCGGTCGACATGGTGATCCTCATGGCCGGGCTCGAATCGCGCGCTGACGCACACGACGTGGCTTTGAAATTCGGGATCTCCTGCAGCATGGCAGGTTGGTTTACCGAACGCCATCCCAAACTGGCTCCCGTAGCTACGATGACCGACGGCATCTTTATCGCGGGTACCTGCCAGGGGCCGAAAGACATCCCGGCCACCGTCGCACAAGGCGCAGCCGCCTCAGCGAGTGTGCAATCGATGATCACTCGCGGAAAGGTGGAGATCGAACCGATCGTGGCCACCATTCACGAAGAGAATTGCTCCGGCTGTCGGATTTGCAATGACTTGTGCCCCTTCAACGCCATCGACTTCGACGAAGAAAAGAAGGTCAGTGTGATCAACCAGGCGCTGTGTAAA
This window of the Anaerolineales bacterium genome carries:
- a CDS encoding hydrogenase maturation protease — encoded protein: MRLLQYESYPIQQAFNTPGNLVLSLGNPMRGDDGIGSRIIECLKDHPQLPEHVTLMDASILRPEYLLSLNSYGRILIVDAAEIGRRVGDWMKVEIKTDEANPHLLNKMTSCHDLYLTDMIRMGLILGLWPAFVELYAVQPAQYDWGAGLSRQVREAVPLLCSEIIRQLNSPLCKAAPDKII
- a CDS encoding response regulator produces the protein MTGKGRILVLDDEAGIRRACRRALEPQGYRIETVGTIEEFSRRLDEESFDLVLLDLMLPDGRGIDLLPLLKERDEDIVCVIITGYATVELAVDAIKQGAYDFISKPFTTDQLLMTVEQGLEKRHLSLEAKRLQNIEKKAEGLLRAKQDMERLDEMKSTFMLTVAHELRAPVSSALSLLRTLLHGLSGDMNENQSEIMDRIEIRLEMLLDLINDLIELSASKTPALMEAQESIAVQPVLEKIINHFSTEAESKSISLSLQAPTDTAYVEATKNGLEKIFANLIHNAIKYTPAYGRVEIALEDTGGRVKITVADSGIGIPEDDIPRLWNEFFRAHNARASGISGTGLGLSIVKQYVEEFAGIVGVESVENEGSTFTVELPKSESPPNDHL
- a CDS encoding cache domain-containing protein; this encodes MSHFLLRLLAGRMQVVLIGSIVLMVALTLGLNALAISTVIDDYLKSAEAERIDRDMDLASQFYRLKAEDITDVGQRMSKDPRVVQALPDALEGLAEALAILDEEMSRKITVPNLSGTHFIGLLDDRGSIVLGRVLWSNDQLSDRITGGNWGELPIVEHVMTQNTAITATEIIPEEFLSQVGLAGQAFIPLKETPKAASTPYDLREGTAGLALTSVIPIDLEGTAKRVAVIVVYLFNNDFTLVDQIRETAGVDTATVFYGDLRVSTNVPDESGERAVGTRVSQEVFDVVLAEGRRYEGEAFVVNEWYITRYEPLIDHLDQVVGILYVGARKLSFDSLIDAFNQRVIVIAFICILCAAVFTMPISRFITRPIAELVDANKRLSRGDMSVRVQTHGRGELSLLGDSFNDMVEKLDETQKKLFHQEKLASVGQLAAGVAHEINNPLGTILLLTDVMYKETPEDDPHHEDLAVVIEEATRCKTIVADLLNFSRQQDILTTNTDIHALLERVVSDARRKPGLDQIEIVTHLDGDVPKIQADQDQMQQVFTNLLNNAAEAIEGRGRITISTQVENGQWLIIKLADTGCGIPEADMGKLFTPFFTKKASGKGTGLGLSIVYGIVKMHRGQIQVQSKMGEGTSVFVSLPIQHAPDSGR
- a CDS encoding response regulator — translated: MSKILIIDDDPDIVTAVHMVLENAGYQVLDAANGKEGVKVIKEDRPNLIILDVMMDTATEGFQFALKLRNPDPASDYAEFKDIPILMLTAIHSTTPLKFEPDIEYLPVELFVDKPIDPDDLLGKVEWLLEAQQVSTAE
- a CDS encoding pentapeptide repeat-containing protein gives rise to the protein MSTVMQLIRKLRNPENKIVLQAVAELRARGWLEDGSLKGIPLCYAHLQNADLFKANLTKVDLHQANLESADLSLANLQDAKLARAKMCNANFDEAFLQGADFFKANLHGAHNLNERQLTQVKRLWGAIMPDGASYDGRYNLSGDLEFARWGKIDIADPEAMADFLGVPLEVYLRGQERTRLVVEETSELFIDLSEEML
- a CDS encoding 4Fe-4S dicluster domain-containing protein — its product is MSVGQTKNDFLAEVIAKTPGGETLKTCLQCGTCGGSCPSGPDMDHTPRKLFAMIQAGMKEEVLQSNTPWYCVSCYYCMARCPKDIPITDIMYTLKNMAVEAKYYDSSDAPDFSESFIGYVEKYGRSFELGLATRYHLTHKPLSKFSYGPFALGMLMKNRVSLTPERIENIDQLRAILNKAKSLEVV
- a CDS encoding CoB--CoM heterodisulfide reductase iron-sulfur subunit B family protein; translation: MRYGYYPGCSLGSTAAAYDQSTKAIAKPLGLELEEIHDWNCCGATEYFSIQKTAAYALVARNLALAANQGGLTQITAPCSACYLNLRKTDNYMGKYPEINEHTNEALAAGGLSYKPGSLKVRHLLDVVVNDVGLDAIQEKVTSPLKGLRLAPYYGCLLVRPTLGEQVDDPEYPTHLDELLDVVGATVVDFPLKAHCCGGHMTQISADTAYELIRRILQNAAEYEADAIVTVCPMCQLNLDAYQSQVNGHFGTSFNLPILYFTQIIGLAFGMKPKELGIGKEIVSASPLLSKIGAEVEEPEARPARRRRDDKSLPMPKI
- a CDS encoding CoB--CoM heterodisulfide reductase iron-sulfur subunit A family protein, with translation MTEKVGVYICHCGSNIAGEIDVEGLAKWAKENLDGVVVARDYKFMCSSLGQELIEDDIKNEGLTRVVVGACSPHLHGKTFRRACANAGLNPYLCQMASLREQVSWVTEDKELANTKAKALISGAVHRVQYQKELTATEVPVNPNTLVVGGGIAGIQASLELADAGYQVYLVEREPSIGGHMAQFDKTFPTLDCAACILTPRMSDVGAHPNINLLSYSEVEEVSGYVGNFDVRLRKRARYVNEDDCTGCGICIDKCPKKVIDDVFEAGLGYRKAVYRPFPQAVPKFPVIDTESCIYFERGTCKACEKFCPTGAIDFEQEDTLLDIKVGNIILATGFDLFDTRRIPQYGYGRLANVFTSLEFERLCNAAGPTEGKVVMRDGVTQPKSVAIIHCVGSRDVRYNPYCSAICCMASLKFGHLVMEKTGAEVYSFYIDLRTNQKGYEEFYNRLLEEGMHFIRGRVAEVTDAARMPGEEGKLIVQAEDTLLGTQRRVPVDMVILMAGLESRADAHDVALKFGISCSMAGWFTERHPKLAPVATMTDGIFIAGTCQGPKDIPATVAQGAAASASVQSMITRGKVEIEPIVATIHEENCSGCRICNDLCPFNAIDFDEEKKVSVINQALCKGCGTCVAACPAQAISGAHFSNDEIIAEIEGLLFDTVSGNGAKAAEPAKDSVPA